In Arachis hypogaea cultivar Tifrunner chromosome 2, arahy.Tifrunner.gnm2.J5K5, whole genome shotgun sequence, a genomic segment contains:
- the LOC112736654 gene encoding disease resistance protein SUMM2-like produces the protein MSISFIPGFLQERAIDAATTYVTRQLGYVWDYEKRFVDVSKAVEALKNDRDGVRDKAEEDEGRYGRAIYDNVVEWLACVDGILAEYEKFKQEHDDNGEYALAFPFQNLDIRYHRSKTAEDIKERVEELQNEKHDSISRWQGPPSSMGYALPSVEYEELDSRKQNMEDVRKALEDSSATMVGVHGLAGMGKTTLIIKAINTVQSREPKLFDMVIMANVGKNPDIRKIQGQIADMLGITLQEEK, from the exons ATGTCGATCAGCTTTATACCTGGCTTTTTGCAAGAACGTGCAATCGATGCAGCAACTACTTACGTAACAAGGCAACTAGGCTACGTGTGGGATTACGAGAAAAGATTCGTCGATGTAAGCAAAGCTGTAGAGGCTCTCAAGAATGACAGAGATGGGGTGCGTGATAAAGCCGAAGAAGATGAAGGACGATATGGGAGAGCAATATATGATAATGTTGTAGAATGGTTGGCTTGTGTGGATGGAATTCTTGCTGAATATGAAAAATTCAAACAAGAACATGATGATAATGGAGAGTATGCACTTGCTTTTCCATTTCAAAATCTAGACATAAGATATCATCGCAGCAAAACAGCAGAAGATATCAAAGAAAGGGTTGAAGAATTGCAAAATGAGAAGCATGATAGTATATCTCGTTGGCAGGGCCCGCCTTCTTCAATGGGTTATGCGCTTCCTTCTGTTGAATATGAAGAGCTTGATTCAAGAAAACAAAATATGGAGGATGTTAGAAAAGCCTTGGAAGATTCGAGTGCTACAATGGTTGGTGTTCACGGCCTAGCTGGTATGGGAAAGACTACTTTGATCATAAAGGCTATTAACACAGTTCAAAGTCGAGAACCAAAGTTATTTGATATGGTCATTATGGCAAATGTGGGCAAAAATCCAGACATCAGAAAAATTCAAGGGCAGATTGCTGACATGCTCGGAATAACATTGCAAGAGGAGA AGTGA
- the LOC112721393 gene encoding probable disease resistance protein At4g27220: protein MEVNFLIYFFGSPNLSYGVKVVGRVNLLGSTKFIASSVNGLATICKVGITDEKISDLDERLAIDIAEKCQGLPMSIVTTAKALKNQSRSVWEETLKTLERQKFAGTPEYSTKLSYELLANEELKLIFLLCACMGQDALVSDLVRLCIGLGFLDVYTAKEARDQVQMLLIHLKESGLLSDGYSNDGFTMQNLVHNAALLIASENNVFVLAKKKLDEWPDDDKLKKYTAIFLHHCDVNTEFPKNLKCPKLKVFHFHNNHQHFKIRKDFFRGMKELRVLVLLGIDLSEMSSSMKYLTKLRKLCLEQCINLDENLCIDIGKFMKNLRILSFSGSDIKSLPTELKDLSKLQILDLSNCSQLKSIQAGVISSLTDLEELYMRNTLVEWRVDNNREENENKNASLSELGHLNQITNVDLQIPSVDHLPKNLFFDKLHSYKIVIGSSSTHLEPDFKIPEKYQLLRYLAILEKKVGIHSQKGIKMLFERVENLLLEELNGVQDIFYALNLKGFPCLKTLSIVSTSSIRYLIKPQERKHPENAFPKLETLHLYKLDNMKQLCSRVSLSSSSFCKLKVVKIKLCGLLKNVFLISMVKLLVALQTIEVSECNSLKEIVFAEDNAQDANASKSLELQELRTLTLKSLPEFHGFCSNSSTEQQKVLFNKQLMS, encoded by the exons ATGGAGGTGAACTTTTTGATATATTTCTTCGGATCGCCTAACCTGTCGTACGGGGTTAAGGTAGTTGGTAGGGTGAACCTTCTGGGCAGCACAAAGTTCATCGCCTCGTCCGTGAATGGTCTAG cCACTATTTGCAAG GTAGGAataacagatgagaaaatttctGATCTTGATGAACGGCTAGCCATTGACATTGCCGAGAAGTGTCAGGGGTTGCCCATGTCAATAGTTACAACTGCAAAGGCATTGAAAAATCAAAGCCGCTCAGTTTGGGAGGAGACCCTTAAAACACTTGAAAGACAAAAGTTTGCAGGAACACCTGAGTATTCTACAAAGTTGAGTTATGAGCTTTTAGCAAATGAGGAGCTCAAGCTTATCTTCTTGCTTTGTGCTTGTATGGGTCAAGATGCATTGGTCTCAGACTTAGTGAGACTATGCATTGGTTTGGGTTTTCTTGACGTCTACACAGCAAAGGAAGCCAGAGATCAAGTGCAAATGTTGCTTATTCATTTAAAAGAGTCAGGTTTGTTGTCTGACGGTTACTCAAATGATGGTTTCACGATGCAAAACCTTGTTCACAATGCAGCTTTGTTGATAGCATCAGAGAATAACGTGTTTGTGCTCGCAAAAAAAAAGCTAGATGAATGGCCTGATGATGATAAACTCAAGAAGTACACTGCTATTTTCTTACATCATTGTGATGTCAACACCGAGtttcctaaaaatttaaaatgtcctAAACTGAAGGTCTTTCATTTTCACAATAACCATCAACATTTCAAAATACGGAAAGACTTTTTCCGAGGAATGAAAGAACTTAGAGTGTTGGTTCTGCTTGGCATTGATCTCTCCGAAATGTCTTCATCAATGAAATACCTAACAAAACTCCGAAAGCTTTGTTTGGAGCAATGCATTAATCTAGATGAGAACTTATGCATCGATATTGGCAAATTTATGAAGAATCTAAGAATTCTAAGCTTTTCTGGATCTGATATTAAAAGCTTGCCCACTGAATTGAAGGATTTGTCAAAGCTGCAAATTCTTGACTTAAGTAATTGCTCCCAACTAAAATCAATTCAAGCTGGTGTAATATCTAGCTTGACTGATTTGGAGGAGTTGTACATGAGAAACACTTTGGTTGAATGGAGGGTGGATAATAATAgagaggaaaatgaaaacaaaaatgctAGTCTTTCAGAGTTGGGACATCTAAATCAAATAACAAATGTTGACTTACAAATCCCAAGTGTTGACCATTTGCCAAAAAACTTATTCTTTGATAAGCTGCATAGCTATAAAATTGTAATTGGCTCGTCAAGTACACATTTGGAGCCAGATTTCAAGATTCCGGAGAAATATCAACTGTTGAGGTATTTGGCGATACTGGAGAAAAAGGTTGGCATTCATTCTCAGAAAGGGATCAAAATGTTGTTTGAAAGAGTTGAGAATTTGTTGCTGGAAGAACTCAACGGTGTCCAAGACATCTTTTATGCACTGAATTTGAAAGGGTTTCCATGTCTTAAGACTCTGTCCATTGTGAGTACTTCTAGCATTCGGTATTTGATCAAGCCACAGGAGAGGAAGCATCCTGAGAACGCTTTTCCGAAACTGGAGACATTGCACCTCTACAAGCTCGATAACATGAAGCAACTATGCTCTCGTGTGTCACTTTCATCCTCCTCATTTTGTAAACTGAAAGTTGTCAAGATTAAGCTTTGTGGTTTATTAAAGAATGTCTTCTTAATTTCTATGGTCAAGCTTTTGGTTGCTCTTCAAACAATTGAAGTTTCAGAATGTAACTCTCTAAAGGAGATTGTCTTTGCGGAAGATAATGCACAAGATGCTAATGCGTCGAAGTCTCTTGAGCTTCAAGAATTACGCACTTTGACATTAAAATCATTACCTGAGTTTCATGGATTCTGTTCCAATTCATCTACAGAGcaacaaaaagtattgttcaaTAAACAG TTAATGtcctaa